The following proteins are co-located in the Gemmatimonadota bacterium genome:
- a CDS encoding glycosyltransferase family 4 protein has product MSPHRNILLVNWNDRTNPFAGGAEVHLHETFARLAARGHRVMVLCSGYAGAPAREVLDGMEILRVSGRYGFNFAVPAALRRLRREFAPSIVVEALNKIPLCTPVFAGAPVLGIGHHLFGGTIFREIPPPLSLYVFASEMALPWIYRRTMMEVISESTREDFILRGLAPDRVRVVHVGVDRSLYRPPDAEQNGKPFLLAMGRVRRYKRLDLVIDAVDALARSGQADLTLTIAGGGNYLDSLRRHARRTGADARVRFLGSVSEEEKIRLYQEAVALVMTSPKEGWGLTCLEAQACGTPVIASNSPGLREAVRDGESGILVPHGDRAALEAAMSRMLGEEELRRRLAEGALRFADTFSWDRTADSTMEMIEEAIAEWEAPCVH; this is encoded by the coding sequence GTGAGTCCGCATCGGAATATCCTCCTGGTCAACTGGAACGACCGCACGAACCCGTTCGCCGGGGGAGCGGAAGTCCACCTCCACGAGACCTTTGCGCGGCTGGCCGCGCGCGGCCATCGCGTGATGGTTCTCTGCTCGGGATATGCCGGAGCTCCCGCCCGGGAAGTGCTCGATGGCATGGAGATTCTGCGTGTAAGTGGGCGCTACGGATTCAACTTTGCCGTTCCTGCGGCACTCCGTCGTCTTCGACGGGAGTTCGCGCCCTCGATCGTGGTGGAGGCGCTGAACAAGATTCCGCTCTGTACGCCGGTGTTTGCCGGGGCGCCGGTACTGGGGATCGGGCACCATCTCTTCGGCGGGACGATCTTCCGCGAGATTCCGCCCCCTTTGTCGCTCTATGTGTTTGCGTCAGAGATGGCCCTGCCGTGGATCTATCGAAGAACGATGATGGAAGTCATTTCGGAGAGCACACGAGAGGACTTCATCCTCCGGGGGCTGGCACCGGATCGGGTCCGGGTGGTTCATGTGGGAGTGGATCGATCCCTTTACCGGCCGCCCGACGCGGAGCAGAACGGCAAGCCCTTCCTGCTGGCGATGGGGCGTGTTCGCCGGTACAAGCGGCTGGATCTGGTCATCGATGCGGTGGATGCTCTCGCTCGATCCGGGCAGGCGGACCTCACCTTGACGATTGCGGGCGGGGGAAACTACCTTGACTCCCTGCGTCGGCATGCTCGGAGGACCGGTGCCGACGCCCGGGTCCGTTTTCTGGGGTCGGTCTCCGAAGAGGAGAAGATCCGGCTCTACCAGGAGGCGGTCGCGCTGGTGATGACATCACCGAAGGAGGGTTGGGGGCTGACCTGTCTGGAGGCACAGGCGTGTGGAACGCCCGTGATCGCCAGCAACTCACCGGGTCTGCGGGAGGCGGTGCGGGACGGAGAGTCCGGCATCCTGGTTCCGCACGGAGATCGGGCAGCGCTGGAAGCGGCCATGAGCCGGATGCTCGGAGAAGAAGAACTGAGACGAAGACTCGCCGAGGGGGCGCTCCGGTTTGCGGACACCTTCTCCTGGGACAGGACCGCAGATTCGACTATGGAAATGATCGAAGAAGCCATCGCAGAGTGGGAGGCTCCATGCGTGCACTGA